In Pectobacterium brasiliense, a single genomic region encodes these proteins:
- a CDS encoding FlxA-like family protein, with protein MANDISRITMNTVSNVAAASTASKSASNTESKAASTSESKAAPAGSSGAQQKIAALQHQIKQLTKKLKDLGTDAANAQSEDERKLIKQQQQMIQAQIQALYAEIARIQKEEAEKKAMEAASKTTSQQTTNKAQKGGVDIYV; from the coding sequence ATGGCTAATGATATCAGCCGGATTACCATGAATACGGTATCAAACGTAGCGGCGGCCTCTACGGCCAGTAAGTCTGCATCTAATACTGAGAGTAAGGCTGCATCGACGAGTGAGAGTAAAGCTGCGCCCGCTGGCAGTAGTGGTGCTCAACAAAAAATTGCCGCATTACAACATCAGATCAAACAGCTGACCAAAAAGCTAAAAGATCTGGGCACAGATGCCGCCAATGCGCAAAGTGAAGACGAGCGCAAACTCATCAAACAGCAGCAGCAGATGATTCAGGCACAAATCCAGGCGCTCTATGCCGAAATTGCCCGCATCCAAAAAGAAGAAGCGGAAAAGAAAGCGATGGAAGCTGCATCAAAAACAACATCACAACAAACTACAAATAAAGCCCAAAAAGGCGGCGTTGATATCTACGTCTAA
- a CDS encoding FlxA-like family protein, protein MSNTISSISVSTTTASSSKSSSSTSEQQVAQLTKQLQTLTKQVSKLAESASSAESDEERQQIQQQQQTIQAQIQMLQAQIARLQSEGSEQQSDSSASTQNAKQEGVNRPTEDNQINIYV, encoded by the coding sequence ATGTCAAACACCATCAGCAGTATCAGCGTATCGACAACCACGGCAAGCAGCAGTAAAAGCAGTAGCAGCACTTCGGAGCAACAAGTTGCGCAGCTCACCAAGCAGCTCCAAACGCTAACCAAACAGGTCAGTAAGCTAGCCGAATCCGCTTCCAGCGCAGAAAGCGACGAAGAACGTCAGCAGATCCAGCAGCAGCAACAGACCATTCAGGCGCAGATCCAGATGTTACAGGCGCAGATTGCCCGTTTGCAGAGTGAAGGATCGGAACAGCAGTCTGATTCCTCTGCTTCGACTCAAAATGCTAAACAAGAAGGCGTTAACCGCCCGACAGAAGACAACCAGATTAATATCTACGTGTAG
- a CDS encoding DUF3820 family protein codes for MEKEDLIDIATMQMPFGKYKGRVLIDLPEEYLLWFSRKDEFPKGRLGELMQITLAIKIEGLQGLVTPLKRSRP; via the coding sequence ATGGAAAAAGAAGACCTGATAGATATTGCCACGATGCAGATGCCGTTTGGTAAATACAAAGGGCGAGTGCTGATCGATTTACCGGAAGAGTACCTGCTGTGGTTCTCCCGCAAGGATGAATTTCCTAAAGGTCGCTTAGGGGAATTGATGCAGATTACGCTGGCAATCAAGATAGAGGGTCTGCAAGGGTTGGTCACACCACTGAAGCGATCCCGCCCCTGA
- the ligA gene encoding NAD-dependent DNA ligase LigA has product MKPVKKEPAEVNAAALRVAELRRVLRHHEYKYHVEDAPEIPDIEYDKLMQELKALEADHPELVTSDSPTQRVGAAPLAAFEQVRHEVPMLSLDNVFDEESYLAFSKRIGDRLKNGDDLTFCCELKLDGLAVSLLYENGVLVQAATRGDGTTGENITSNIRTVAAIPLRLEGDNIPRRVEVRGEVFMKHSGFEKLNEEARRTGSKVFANPRNAAAGSLRQLDPRITAKRPLTFFCYGVGLLEGGELPASHWERLMQFKAWGLPVSDRIKLCTGPAEVLDFYRQVEQTRSSLGFDIDGVVVKVDSLELQERLGFVARAPRWAVAFKFPAQEQLTWVRDVEFQVGRTGAITPVARLEPVAVAGVIVSNATLHNADEIERLGLQIGDRVIVRRAGDVIPQIVGIVESERPETVRPIVFPAACPVCGSDVERVEGEAVTRCTGGLICGAQRKEALKHFVSRRALDVEGMGDKIIDQLVEKEYVKTPADLFRLSAGIMTGLDRMGPKSATNLVNALEKAKSTTLARFLYALGIRDVGESTAANLAAHFGSLEALFAADEDALLEVPDVGKVVAAHVRHFLEEEHNQTVIRELTDPAGINIHWPEVQVVNAEEIDSPFAGKTVVLTGSLSILSRDEAKDRLTALGAKVSGSVSKKTDMVIAGEAAGSKLAKAQELGIPVIDEAEMIRLLGA; this is encoded by the coding sequence ATGAAACCAGTGAAGAAAGAACCAGCCGAAGTGAATGCGGCCGCACTGCGGGTAGCGGAGTTGCGCCGGGTCTTACGCCATCACGAATACAAATATCACGTTGAAGATGCGCCCGAAATTCCTGATATCGAATATGACAAGCTCATGCAGGAACTGAAAGCGTTAGAGGCGGATCATCCCGAGCTGGTGACCAGTGATTCTCCCACGCAGCGCGTGGGTGCGGCACCGCTGGCGGCATTTGAGCAGGTACGCCATGAAGTGCCGATGTTATCGCTGGATAACGTCTTTGATGAAGAGAGCTATCTGGCCTTCAGCAAGCGAATTGGCGACAGGCTAAAGAACGGTGACGATCTGACATTCTGCTGCGAGCTGAAACTGGATGGTTTAGCCGTCAGCCTGTTGTATGAAAATGGCGTTCTGGTTCAGGCGGCCACGCGCGGGGATGGCACGACCGGGGAAAATATCACCAGTAACATTCGTACCGTTGCAGCGATCCCACTGCGCCTTGAGGGGGACAATATTCCGCGCCGTGTTGAAGTACGCGGTGAAGTGTTTATGAAGCACAGTGGTTTTGAAAAGCTGAACGAAGAGGCTCGCCGTACGGGGAGTAAAGTTTTTGCCAATCCGCGTAACGCTGCCGCCGGATCGCTGCGCCAGCTTGACCCGCGCATTACGGCTAAGCGTCCGCTGACCTTCTTCTGCTATGGCGTTGGTCTGCTGGAAGGTGGTGAGCTGCCCGCCAGCCACTGGGAGCGGCTGATGCAGTTCAAGGCGTGGGGACTGCCGGTGAGCGACAGAATTAAGCTATGTACCGGTCCAGCCGAGGTGCTCGATTTTTATCGTCAGGTTGAGCAAACCCGCAGCTCGTTAGGCTTTGATATCGATGGCGTGGTTGTCAAGGTTGACTCTTTGGAGCTCCAGGAGCGATTAGGCTTCGTTGCCCGTGCGCCTCGCTGGGCGGTGGCCTTTAAATTCCCAGCGCAGGAACAGCTGACCTGGGTGCGCGATGTCGAGTTTCAGGTCGGGCGAACAGGGGCGATTACGCCAGTTGCGCGTTTGGAACCCGTCGCCGTGGCTGGGGTTATCGTTAGCAACGCCACGCTGCATAATGCCGATGAAATTGAGCGGCTAGGTTTGCAGATTGGCGATCGCGTGATTGTGCGTCGAGCGGGGGATGTGATCCCGCAGATCGTCGGCATCGTGGAATCTGAGCGGCCAGAAACGGTGCGCCCGATCGTTTTCCCTGCTGCCTGTCCCGTATGTGGATCTGACGTTGAACGCGTAGAGGGCGAGGCCGTCACGCGCTGTACCGGTGGCTTGATCTGCGGTGCCCAGCGCAAAGAGGCACTGAAGCATTTTGTTTCTCGTCGCGCATTGGATGTGGAAGGCATGGGCGATAAGATCATCGATCAACTGGTGGAAAAAGAGTACGTCAAGACGCCAGCCGATTTGTTTCGTCTGAGCGCTGGGATCATGACGGGGCTGGATCGTATGGGGCCGAAATCCGCGACGAATCTGGTCAATGCGCTGGAAAAGGCGAAAAGCACCACGCTGGCACGTTTCCTCTATGCGTTGGGGATCCGTGACGTTGGTGAATCGACGGCGGCTAATCTGGCTGCGCATTTTGGTTCGCTAGAGGCGCTTTTTGCTGCCGATGAAGACGCGCTGTTGGAAGTGCCGGATGTCGGTAAAGTCGTCGCCGCGCACGTGCGCCATTTCCTCGAGGAAGAGCACAACCAAACCGTGATCCGCGAATTGACCGATCCCGCTGGCATCAACATTCACTGGCCTGAGGTTCAGGTCGTCAATGCTGAAGAGATCGACAGCCCATTTGCGGGGAAAACGGTGGTATTGACCGGATCGCTAAGTATTCTGTCCCGCGACGAAGCCAAAGATCGGTTAACGGCGTTAGGGGCAAAAGTGAGCGGCAGCGTTTCGAAGAAAACCGATATGGTGATTGCTGGTGAAGCCGCGGGTTCTAAACTGGCGAAGGCGCAAGAATTGGGGATCCCAGTGATCGATGAGGCGGAAATGATCCGACTATTGGGGGCGTAA
- the hldE gene encoding bifunctional D-glycero-beta-D-manno-heptose-7-phosphate kinase/D-glycero-beta-D-manno-heptose 1-phosphate adenylyltransferase HldE: MKVTLPDFRQAGVLVVGDVMLDRYWYGPTSRISPEAPVPVVKVDTIEERPGGAANVAMNIAALGAGSRLVGLTGIDDAARALNAKLGEVNVKCDFVAVPTHPTITKLRVLSRNQQLIRLDFEEGFEGIDPQPIIERIQLALPKIGALVLSDYAKGALAHVQTMIQTAKAAGVPVLIDPKGTDFARYRGATLLTPNLSEFEAVAGRCKTEDELVERGMQLVADYDLSALLITRSEQGMTLLQPGKAPLHLPTQAQEVYDVTGAGDTVIGVLAAALAAGNPLEEACFLANAAAGVVVGKLGTSTVTPIELENAIRGRADTGFGVMTEEQLKQAVELARQRGEKIVMTNGCFDILHAGHVSYLANARKLGDRLIVAVNSDASTKRLKGPTRPVNPLPQRMIVLGALEAVDWVVPFEEDTPQRLIASILPDILVKGGDYQPHEIAGSEEVWANGGEVKVLNFEDGCSTTNIINTIKANTSQS; this comes from the coding sequence ATGAAAGTGACGCTGCCTGATTTCCGTCAAGCGGGTGTATTAGTGGTCGGTGATGTCATGCTGGATCGTTACTGGTATGGGCCGACCAGCCGAATTTCACCAGAGGCACCGGTGCCTGTGGTCAAGGTTGATACGATCGAAGAGCGCCCAGGCGGCGCGGCGAACGTCGCAATGAACATCGCAGCATTGGGCGCGGGATCGCGTCTGGTGGGGTTAACGGGCATTGATGATGCCGCTCGCGCACTGAATGCCAAGCTTGGCGAAGTGAATGTGAAGTGTGACTTTGTCGCTGTTCCTACGCACCCGACGATCACCAAGCTGCGCGTGCTGTCACGTAATCAGCAGTTGATCCGACTGGATTTCGAAGAGGGTTTTGAAGGAATTGATCCTCAGCCGATCATCGAGCGTATTCAACTGGCGCTGCCAAAAATTGGCGCGCTGGTGCTCTCTGACTATGCAAAAGGCGCATTAGCGCATGTGCAAACCATGATTCAGACGGCAAAAGCGGCAGGTGTTCCGGTGCTGATCGACCCGAAAGGCACGGATTTTGCCCGTTACCGTGGCGCGACGTTGCTGACGCCAAACCTGTCTGAGTTTGAAGCGGTGGCAGGGCGTTGCAAAACGGAAGACGAGCTGGTTGAGCGCGGTATGCAACTGGTAGCCGATTACGATCTGTCCGCGTTGCTGATTACCCGTTCCGAGCAAGGGATGACGCTGCTACAGCCGGGCAAAGCACCGCTGCATTTGCCGACCCAGGCGCAGGAAGTGTACGACGTGACCGGTGCGGGCGATACCGTAATCGGTGTGTTGGCTGCTGCGCTGGCGGCAGGCAACCCGCTGGAAGAGGCCTGCTTCCTGGCGAATGCCGCCGCAGGCGTCGTCGTCGGCAAGCTGGGGACGTCCACGGTCACGCCGATTGAATTGGAAAATGCTATCCGCGGCCGTGCCGACACCGGATTTGGTGTCATGACCGAAGAACAGCTGAAACAGGCCGTTGAACTGGCGCGTCAGCGTGGCGAAAAGATTGTGATGACCAACGGCTGCTTCGATATTCTGCACGCCGGACACGTGTCTTACCTGGCAAACGCCCGCAAACTTGGCGACCGGTTAATCGTTGCGGTAAACAGTGATGCCTCAACCAAGCGTCTGAAAGGGCCGACTCGACCTGTCAACCCGCTGCCACAGCGGATGATCGTGCTGGGTGCACTGGAAGCCGTCGACTGGGTCGTGCCGTTTGAAGAAGATACGCCGCAGCGCCTGATTGCCAGCATTCTGCCGGATATTCTGGTGAAAGGCGGAGACTACCAGCCACATGAAATCGCCGGTAGTGAAGAAGTCTGGGCCAACGGCGGTGAAGTGAAAGTCCTGAACTTTGAGGACGGCTGTTCCACGACGAACATCATCAACACGATTAAAGCCAACACGTCTCAATCTTAA
- the glnE gene encoding bifunctional [glutamate--ammonia ligase]-adenylyl-L-tyrosine phosphorylase/[glutamate--ammonia-ligase] adenylyltransferase produces the protein MSILPLPALPVLLTEQSQRALSRLREAAPDEPITDSDSAVLALSDFVSDALALHPDWWQGIHQQPPQPEEWQHYADWLDNALADVNDENTLMATLRRFRRHMLTRIAWSQALQTSTTEHTLRQLSELAEVVIVAARSWLYQACCREWGTPCNAQGVAQPLLILGMGKLGGGELNFSSDIDLIFVYPENGHTQGGRRELDNAQFFTRLGQRLIKVLDQPTVDGFVYRVDMRLRPFGDSGPLVLSFAAMEDYYQEQGRDWERYAMVKARLMGGMDDDYSQELRSTLKPFVFRRYIDFSVIQSLRNMKGMIAREVRRRDLRNNIKLGAGGIREIEFITQVFQLIRGGREPGLQGRSLLPTLQHVGTLGLLTPQQVLDLSTSYLFLRRLENLLQAIADEQTQTLPGDELNQQRLAWGMGFDNWDTLQSMLEQHMQAVRHVFDDLIGDDAPDNNDIPEHSSYSSLWQDTLDDGELAPLTPHLSESVREKLMRTIVEFRHDVAKRTIGPRGRDVLDQLMPCLLAEVCARQEADTVLSRLTPLLLGIVTRTTYLELLLESRAALGQLIRLCAASPMVASQLARYPLLLDELLDASTLYQPTAPGAYADELRQYLMRVPEDDEEQQLEAVRQFKQSQQLRIAAGDIGGVLPVMKVSDHLTYLAEAIIAAVVQQAWGQMVARYGQPSHLQHREGRGFAVIAYGKLGGWELGYSSDLDLVFLLDCPSDVMTDGERSIDGRQFYLRLAQRVMHLFSTRTSSGILYEVDARLRPSGAAGMLVSTVEAFDEYQRNEAWTWEHQALVRARMVYGESGVQQTFESIRRSILCAERDAETLRTEVREMREKMRQHLANKDKALFDIKTDAGGITDIEFIAQYLMLRYAAQEPRLTRWSDNVRILELMAQYGVMEESEANALKLAYVTMRNELHHLALQELSGRVNKDRFVAEREQVLVSWNKWLVGA, from the coding sequence ATGTCGATACTTCCTTTGCCCGCTTTACCTGTGCTTCTGACGGAACAATCTCAGCGTGCGCTGTCGCGTTTGCGGGAAGCCGCACCTGATGAACCGATAACCGACAGTGACTCTGCTGTTCTGGCATTGAGCGATTTTGTCAGCGATGCGCTTGCACTGCATCCTGACTGGTGGCAAGGGATTCATCAGCAACCGCCGCAGCCCGAAGAGTGGCAGCATTACGCCGACTGGTTGGATAACGCGCTGGCCGATGTTAACGATGAAAATACGTTGATGGCCACGTTGCGCCGGTTCCGTCGCCATATGTTGACGCGAATTGCGTGGTCGCAGGCGCTGCAAACCAGTACGACGGAACACACGCTGCGTCAGTTGAGTGAGCTGGCCGAGGTGGTGATCGTGGCGGCCAGAAGCTGGCTATATCAGGCCTGTTGTCGCGAGTGGGGCACACCTTGCAATGCGCAGGGTGTGGCTCAGCCTCTACTGATTCTTGGCATGGGAAAACTGGGTGGGGGAGAACTGAACTTCTCTTCGGATATCGACCTGATCTTCGTCTATCCCGAAAATGGTCATACGCAAGGCGGACGACGCGAGCTGGATAACGCGCAATTCTTCACGCGTCTGGGGCAGCGGCTCATTAAGGTGCTGGATCAGCCGACCGTCGATGGTTTTGTTTACCGTGTGGATATGCGGCTACGTCCCTTTGGTGACAGCGGCCCACTGGTGCTCAGCTTTGCGGCCATGGAAGATTATTATCAGGAGCAGGGCCGCGATTGGGAGCGCTATGCCATGGTCAAAGCACGCCTGATGGGGGGAATGGACGATGACTATAGTCAGGAACTGCGCAGTACGCTGAAGCCCTTTGTCTTCCGTCGCTATATCGATTTCAGCGTGATCCAGTCGCTGCGAAATATGAAGGGCATGATTGCCCGCGAAGTGCGTCGACGGGATCTGCGCAATAACATCAAGCTGGGTGCGGGTGGCATTCGTGAAATCGAATTTATCACGCAGGTTTTCCAACTGATTCGTGGCGGGCGTGAACCAGGATTGCAGGGGCGCTCGCTGCTGCCTACGCTCCAGCATGTAGGAACGCTGGGGTTATTAACGCCGCAGCAGGTGCTCGATCTTAGTACCTCTTACCTGTTTCTGCGTCGTTTGGAAAACCTGTTGCAGGCGATTGCCGATGAGCAGACGCAAACCTTGCCGGGTGATGAGCTGAATCAGCAGCGGCTGGCATGGGGAATGGGTTTCGATAACTGGGACACGCTGCAATCCATGCTGGAACAGCATATGCAGGCGGTGCGTCACGTATTTGACGACCTGATTGGCGATGATGCGCCGGACAATAATGACATCCCTGAACATAGCAGCTATAGCAGTCTATGGCAGGACACGCTGGATGACGGCGAATTGGCTCCGCTGACGCCGCATCTCTCGGAAAGCGTGCGTGAAAAGCTGATGCGGACGATTGTGGAATTCCGTCACGATGTGGCAAAACGCACGATAGGGCCGCGCGGGCGGGACGTGCTGGATCAGCTCATGCCGTGTTTGCTGGCGGAAGTCTGCGCTCGTCAGGAAGCGGATACGGTGTTGTCTCGTCTGACGCCGCTGCTGCTGGGGATTGTCACACGTACCACCTATCTCGAACTGCTGCTGGAGTCTCGCGCTGCGCTCGGCCAACTGATTCGCCTGTGCGCGGCGTCGCCAATGGTGGCCAGCCAACTGGCACGCTATCCCCTGCTGCTGGATGAATTGCTCGATGCGTCAACGCTGTATCAGCCGACGGCACCGGGCGCGTATGCCGATGAGCTACGTCAGTATTTGATGCGTGTCCCTGAGGATGATGAAGAACAGCAGTTGGAAGCCGTTCGCCAGTTCAAGCAGTCGCAGCAGCTACGCATCGCCGCAGGGGATATCGGTGGCGTACTGCCCGTGATGAAAGTGAGCGATCACTTAACGTATTTAGCAGAAGCGATTATCGCGGCCGTGGTTCAGCAGGCGTGGGGACAGATGGTGGCACGTTATGGCCAGCCGTCCCATTTGCAGCATCGTGAAGGCCGTGGGTTTGCCGTTATTGCCTACGGCAAACTCGGCGGCTGGGAGCTGGGATACAGCTCCGATCTGGATTTGGTATTCTTGCTGGATTGTCCATCGGACGTGATGACGGACGGCGAACGCAGTATTGATGGTCGTCAGTTTTATCTGCGCCTCGCACAGCGAGTGATGCATCTGTTTAGCACCCGGACATCATCAGGCATTTTGTATGAAGTGGATGCCCGTCTGCGGCCATCGGGCGCGGCGGGTATGCTGGTGAGTACGGTCGAAGCGTTTGATGAGTATCAGCGTAATGAGGCATGGACGTGGGAGCATCAGGCGCTGGTGCGCGCACGTATGGTGTACGGCGAAAGCGGCGTACAGCAGACATTTGAGTCTATTCGTCGCAGCATTCTGTGTGCCGAGCGTGACGCGGAGACCCTGCGAACCGAAGTGCGCGAAATGCGGGAAAAAATGCGTCAGCACCTGGCGAACAAAGATAAAGCACTCTTTGACATCAAAACGGATGCGGGCGGCATTACGGATATCGAATTCATTGCCCAATATCTGATGCTGCGTTATGCCGCTCAGGAACCGCGTTTGACCCGTTGGTCGGACAACGTGCGTATTCTGGAACTGATGGCGCAATATGGCGTAATGGAAGAGAGCGAAGCCAATGCGCTCAAGCTGGCCTACGTCACCATGCGCAATGAACTGCACCATCTGGCCTTGCAGGAGCTGTCCGGTCGGGTCAACAAGGATCGGTTTGTTGCGGAGCGGGAGCAGGTGCTGGTGAGTTGGAATAAGTGGCTGGTGGGAGCGTAA
- a CDS encoding inorganic triphosphatase, with protein MSEEIELKFIVHPDSVESLLTQLAGWESDYSQYEHMRAQRLSNTYYETADNYLRRNGICLRIRGENERYEMTAKTAGKVTGGLHQHPEYNVELEKAELDLSLLPEEFLPEDCDVEALQSSLNPLFSTDFTREKWVFTYYQSVIEVALDRGEIRAGDLSEPLCELEMELKVGQTTHLLELAKEIAEFGGMRQGSLSKAARGYHLAKGNPVRECQPLNRLVVDPKTNIDQAIRAALELGLSHWQYHEELWVRGNASAREALPEASAMMREMLVLVGGVVLRKVTTLFRSALATLEARLQSPDGAEVCYSVDYLQSKLVLTSWLIESGWRDHMDNKDRIKLQGSFKRFADIMLSRSTADLKSAFSSKLTEAQYEQQIPRLQRNICAFLLLSGAYPAEQVESYIEHWRALLQEIERLAAGQAPSAYLEAYRKEALTLPPFWLHSGGPSQ; from the coding sequence ATGAGTGAAGAAATTGAGCTGAAGTTTATTGTTCATCCCGACAGCGTTGAATCGCTGCTGACGCAACTGGCTGGCTGGGAGAGTGATTACAGTCAGTATGAGCACATGCGTGCCCAGCGTCTGAGCAATACCTATTATGAAACGGCGGATAATTATCTACGTCGCAATGGCATCTGCCTGCGTATTCGTGGCGAAAATGAACGCTACGAAATGACGGCGAAAACGGCCGGCAAGGTGACTGGCGGGCTGCATCAACATCCTGAATATAACGTTGAGCTGGAGAAAGCTGAGCTGGATCTCAGCCTGCTTCCGGAGGAATTCTTGCCGGAAGATTGCGATGTTGAGGCGCTGCAATCGTCGCTCAATCCACTGTTCAGTACGGATTTTACGCGTGAAAAGTGGGTGTTTACTTACTATCAAAGTGTGATTGAGGTTGCCTTAGATCGCGGTGAAATTCGTGCCGGAGATCTGAGTGAACCGCTGTGCGAGCTGGAGATGGAGCTTAAGGTCGGGCAGACCACCCATCTGCTGGAGCTGGCAAAGGAAATCGCGGAGTTTGGTGGTATGCGGCAGGGCAGCCTGAGTAAGGCGGCGCGCGGATACCATTTGGCTAAAGGTAACCCGGTTCGCGAGTGTCAGCCTCTCAATCGACTGGTTGTGGATCCAAAAACCAATATCGATCAAGCCATCCGCGCGGCGCTGGAACTGGGGTTGAGTCACTGGCAATACCACGAAGAACTGTGGGTAAGAGGGAATGCCTCTGCCCGTGAAGCCCTGCCAGAGGCCAGTGCGATGATGCGCGAAATGCTGGTGCTGGTGGGAGGCGTCGTGTTACGCAAGGTCACCACGCTTTTTCGCTCTGCACTCGCCACGCTGGAGGCACGGCTACAAAGCCCCGACGGCGCGGAAGTGTGCTACAGCGTCGATTACCTGCAAAGTAAGTTGGTACTGACTTCCTGGCTGATCGAGTCTGGCTGGCGTGACCATATGGATAATAAAGATCGCATTAAGCTACAGGGATCGTTCAAACGCTTTGCCGACATTATGTTAAGCCGTAGCACGGCGGATCTGAAAAGCGCCTTTTCTTCTAAATTGACGGAAGCGCAGTACGAACAGCAAATCCCTCGTCTGCAACGTAATATCTGCGCGTTTCTTCTCTTATCCGGCGCTTATCCGGCGGAGCAGGTGGAATCCTATATTGAACACTGGCGGGCATTACTCCAGGAAATTGAGCGGCTCGCTGCCGGGCAGGCTCCTTCTGCCTATCTGGAAGCCTATCGTAAAGAGGCGTTGACCTTGCCCCCGTTCTGGCTACATAGCGGCGGACCATCACAGTAA
- a CDS encoding TIGR04211 family SH3 domain-containing protein, with product MQKLGLLCFTLFSLTLSWTAQAEEKRYISDELLTYVHSGPGNQYRIVGTLNAGAEVTLLSVNENAGYAQIRDDKNRTTWIPLDQLSNTPSLRTRVPELENQVKDLTDKLNNIDQTWNQRTADMQQKVAASDSVINGLRQENQDLKNQLIVAQKKVSAANVQLDDKQRTIILQWFMYGGGVAGIGLLLGLLLPHIIPRKKKNDRWMS from the coding sequence ATGCAGAAATTAGGCTTACTCTGTTTTACTTTATTTTCTCTCACGCTGAGCTGGACCGCACAGGCGGAAGAAAAACGCTACATTTCCGATGAGTTATTGACGTATGTCCACAGCGGCCCTGGCAATCAATATCGTATCGTCGGCACACTGAATGCAGGTGCAGAGGTCACGTTACTCAGCGTTAATGAAAACGCGGGCTATGCGCAGATCCGTGATGACAAAAACCGCACCACCTGGATTCCTCTCGACCAGCTTAGCAATACGCCGAGCCTGCGCACGCGGGTACCGGAGCTGGAAAATCAGGTTAAAGACCTGACTGACAAACTGAATAATATCGATCAGACCTGGAACCAGCGCACCGCGGATATGCAGCAGAAAGTCGCTGCCAGCGATAGTGTGATCAATGGATTACGCCAGGAAAATCAGGATCTGAAAAATCAGCTTATCGTTGCGCAGAAGAAAGTCAGCGCGGCGAATGTCCAGCTTGATGATAAGCAACGCACCATCATTCTACAGTGGTTTATGTATGGCGGCGGCGTTGCTGGCATAGGCTTGCTGTTGGGTCTGCTGTTGCCGCACATCATCCCTCGCAAAAAGAAAAATGACCGCTGGATGAGCTAA
- a CDS encoding multifunctional CCA addition/repair protein, producing MKIYLVGGAVRDSLLGLPVIEKDWVVVGATPESLLAQGYQQVGKDFPVFLHPVSRDEYALARTERKSGKGYTGFVCHAAPDVTLEQDLLRRDLTINAIARTERGDLIDPYHGHRDLENRVLRHVSNAFSEDPLRVLRVARFAARFAHLGFQIAEETMALMQKMAHEGELAYLTPERVWKETEKALGTSSPDVYFQVLRDCGALAVLFPEIDNLYGVPAPAKWHPEIDTGIHTMMTVAMAARLSPEIDVRFATLCHDLGKGLTPPELWPRHHGHGPAGVKLVEALCQRLRVPNPIRDLAKLVAEYHDLVHTVQVLQPKTLLKLFDAIDVWRKPQRLEQLALTSEADARGRAGFEENPYPQGDYLREAFRVASQVSSADVVADGFKGIDVRNELARRRTHALADWKAQQPDSSGAS from the coding sequence TTGAAGATCTACCTTGTCGGCGGCGCTGTTCGGGACAGCCTGCTGGGTTTACCCGTCATCGAGAAAGATTGGGTGGTGGTCGGCGCGACGCCGGAGAGCCTGCTTGCGCAGGGCTACCAGCAGGTTGGAAAGGATTTCCCCGTCTTCTTACACCCCGTTAGCCGCGATGAATACGCTCTCGCGCGTACCGAACGCAAATCTGGCAAAGGCTATACTGGTTTTGTCTGCCATGCCGCACCTGATGTCACGTTAGAGCAGGATTTGCTACGCCGCGATTTGACCATCAATGCGATTGCCCGCACCGAGCGAGGCGACCTTATCGATCCTTATCACGGCCATCGCGATCTTGAGAATCGCGTGCTGCGCCACGTCTCCAACGCATTCAGCGAAGATCCGTTACGGGTGCTGCGTGTCGCCCGTTTTGCCGCGCGTTTTGCTCATCTCGGCTTCCAGATTGCCGAAGAAACCATGGCGCTGATGCAAAAAATGGCGCATGAGGGCGAGCTGGCTTATCTGACGCCAGAGCGCGTCTGGAAAGAGACGGAAAAAGCGCTCGGCACCTCGTCGCCAGATGTCTATTTTCAGGTGCTTCGTGACTGCGGCGCGCTGGCCGTGCTGTTCCCTGAAATCGATAACCTGTACGGCGTGCCCGCCCCCGCCAAATGGCACCCGGAAATCGATACCGGCATTCATACCATGATGACGGTGGCGATGGCCGCTCGTCTCAGCCCTGAGATTGACGTCCGTTTTGCTACGCTGTGCCACGATTTAGGAAAAGGGCTGACGCCCCCCGAACTGTGGCCGCGTCATCACGGGCATGGCCCGGCGGGCGTCAAACTGGTTGAAGCACTGTGCCAGCGCCTGCGCGTACCTAACCCGATTCGCGATTTGGCAAAGCTGGTTGCGGAATATCATGATCTGGTTCATACCGTGCAGGTGCTGCAACCCAAAACCCTGCTGAAGTTATTTGATGCGATTGACGTCTGGCGTAAACCACAGCGTCTGGAGCAGTTAGCGCTCACGAGCGAAGCCGATGCCAGAGGCCGTGCCGGTTTTGAAGAGAACCCGTATCCACAAGGCGACTATCTGCGTGAAGCTTTCCGCGTCGCCAGTCAGGTCAGCAGTGCGGACGTCGTCGCCGATGGGTTTAAGGGCATTGACGTGCGTAACGAACTCGCACGTCGCCGCACTCATGCCCTGGCGGACTGGAAAGCACAGCAGCCAGATTCATCAGGCGCATCCTGA